In Erigeron canadensis isolate Cc75 chromosome 6, C_canadensis_v1, whole genome shotgun sequence, the following are encoded in one genomic region:
- the LOC122603224 gene encoding dolichyl-diphosphooligosaccharide--protein glycosyltransferase subunit STT3B isoform X1: protein MVGKPDQTKAPSQNPTPDLKSPISTKTTSWSSLKMSFKLKTKQQELLIRLTILGLVYILAFITRLFSVLRYESMIHEFDPYFNYRTTLYLTEKGFYEFWNWFDSESWYPLGRIIGGTLYPGLMVTAALIYWTLKFLRFAVHIREVCVLTAPFFASNTTLVAYFFGKEIWDSGAGLVAAALIAICPGYISRSVAGSYDNEGVAIFALLLTFYLFVKAVNTGSLAWALASAFGYFYMVSAWGGYVFIINLIPLYVLVLLVTGRYSMRLYVAYNCMYIVGMLLAMQIRFVGFQHVQSGEHMAAMGVFFLIQVFYFLIWVKHMLNDKKLFQALLRFGVTSAVAVGAIALGVGTASGYISPWTGRFYSLLDPTYAKDHIPIIASVSEHQPTAWSSFMFDFHILLFLFPAGLYFCFKRLSDATIFIVMYGLTSMYFAGVMVRLILVATPAVCLISAIAVSATIKNLTQSIRGKTVQTASAKGTSSTRGSSKQQTSLDQPIPYLKNGAAVLLFGTFYLLSRYVIHCTWVTSEAYSSPSIVLAARGAHGQRVIFDDYREAYFWLRQNTPSDAKVMSWWDYGYQITAMGNRTVIVDNNTWNNTHIATVGRAMSSYEDEAYEIMRSLDVDYVLVVFGGVTGYSSDDINKFLWMVRIGGGVFPVIKEPDYLVNGEYRVDKGAAPKMLNCLMYKLCYYRFGELTTEYGKPPGYDRARGVEIGNKDVKLEYLEEAFTTSNWIVRIYKVKPPSNRW, encoded by the exons ATGGTCGGAAAACCAGACCAAACAAAGGCCCCCAGTCAAAACCCAACACCAGATCTAAAGTCCCCAAtatcaacaaaaacaacatcatggtcttcattaaaaatgtcatttaagctaaaaacaaaacaacaagAACTTTTGATCCGTTTAACAATCTTGGGTCTTGTCTACATTTTAGCATTTATAACTCGTTTATTTAGTGTTCTTCGTTATGAGTCAATGATCCATGAATTTGACCCATATTTTAATTACAGAACTACCCTTTACTTAACCGAAAAGGGGTTTTATGAATTTTGGAATTGGTTTGATTCTGAATCTTGGTACCCTTTAGGCAGAATCATTGGGGGCACATTATATCCAGGTCTTATGGTTACTGCTGCACTTATTTATTGGACTTTAAAGTTTTTACGTTTTGCTGTTCATATTCGTGAAGTATGCGTTTTAACTGCCCCGTTTTTCGCGTCTAATACGACCTTAGTTGCGTACTTTTTCGGTAAGGAAATTTGGGATTCGGGTGCTGGGTTAGTTGCTGCTGCATTGATCGCGATTTGTCCTGGGTACATTTCGCGGTCGGTTGCAGGGTCTTATGATAATGAGGGTGTTGCGATATTTGCGTTGTTGTTGacgttttatttgtttgttaagGCTGTTAATACGGGGTCGCTTGCGTGGGCACTTGCTTCGGCTTTTGGGTATTTTTATATGGTTTCGGCTTGGGGTGGTTATGTGTTTATTATCAATTTGATTCCTTTGTATGTGTTGGTATTGTTGGTTACTGGAAGGTATTCGATGAGGCTTTATGTCGCgtataattgtatgtatattgtGGGAATGTTGCTCGCTATGCAGATTCGCTTTGTTGGGTTTCAACATGTTCAGTCTGGTGAACATATGGCTGCCATGGGAGTGTTCTTCTTGATTCAG GTATTTTATTTCTTGATTTGGGTGAAGCATATGTTAAACGATAAGAAACTGTTTCAAGCTCTTTTGAGGTTTGGTGTAACATCTGCGGTAGCTGTGGGCGCTATCGCTCTGGGAGTAGGTACAGCTTCTGGCTATATCTCGCCGTGGACGGGACGATTTTACTCTTTACTGGACCCGACATATGCAAAAGATCACATACCCATCATAGCTTCGGTCTCTGAGCATCAGCCTACAGCTTGGTCGTCTTTCATGTTTGATTTCCATATCCTGCTGTTTCTGTTTCCGGCTGGTTTGTATTTCTGCTTCAAACGGTTGTCAGATGCCACAATATTCATTGTGATGTACGGTCTCACTAGTATGTACTTCGCGGGTGTGATGGTTCGGTTGATTCTTGTTGCAACTCCTGCGGTATGTCTTATAAGTGCTATTGCAGTCTCAGCTACAATCAAGAACTTGACCCAATCAATCAGGGGAAAGACTGTTCAAACCGCGTCTGCCAAGGGAACGAGCAGCACAAGGGGGTCATCCAAG CAACAAACATCACTTGATCAACCTATACCATATCTCAAAAATGGCGCGGCCGTATTGCTTTTTGGCACATTCTATTTACTAAGCAGATATGTTATCCATTGTACCTGGGTCACTTCAGAGGCATACTCGTCTCCTTCAATTGTCTTGGCGGCACGTGGAGCCCATGGTCAGAGGGTTATATTTGATGACTACCGTGAAGCATACTTCTGGCTTCGACAGAATACTCCTTCAGATGCTAAAGTAATGTCTTGGTGGGATTACGGTTATCAAATTACAGCCATGGGAAACAGAACTGTGATTGTAGACAATAATACTTGGAACAATACTCACATTGCTACAGTAGGACGGGCCATGTCATCTTATGAAGATGAAGCATATGAGATAATGAGATCGCTTGATGTGGATTATGTATTGGTTGTTTTTGGAGGTGTTACTGGCTACTCTTCTGATGATATTAACAA GTTTTTGTGGATGGTTCGAATTGGAGGTGGAGTTTTTCCTGTGATCAAGGAACCTGATTATCTTGTTAATGGTGAATATCGTGTCGATAAAGGAGCTGCTCCCAAGATGTTGAACTGTCTAAT GTACAAGCTATGCTATTATCGATTTGGGGAGCTGACAACAGAATATGGAAAACCTCCAGG GTATGATCGAGCGAGGGGCGTTGAAATAGGGAACAAAGATGTGAAGCTTGAATACTTGGAAGAGGCATTCACGACATCAAATTGGATAGTTAGGATCTACAAAGTTAAACCACCCAGCAACCGATGGTAA
- the LOC122603224 gene encoding dolichyl-diphosphooligosaccharide--protein glycosyltransferase subunit STT3B isoform X2, giving the protein MVGKPDQTKAPSQNPTPDLKSPISTKTTSWSSLKMSFKLKTKQQELLIRLTILGLVYILAFITRLFSVLRYESMIHEFDPYFNYRTTLYLTEKGFYEFWNWFDSESWYPLGRIIGGTLYPGLMVTAALIYWTLKFLRFAVHIREVCVLTAPFFASNTTLVAYFFGKEIWDSGAGLVAAALIAICPGYISRSVAGSYDNEGVAIFALLLTFYLFVKAVNTGSLAWALASAFGYFYMVSAWGGYVFIINLIPLYVLVLLVTGRYSMRLYVAYNCMYIVGMLLAMQIRFVGFQHVQSGEHMAAMGVFFLIQVFYFLIWVKHMLNDKKLFQALLRFGVTSAVAVGAIALGVGTASGYISPWTGRFYSLLDPTYAKDHIPIIASVSEHQPTAWSSFMFDFHILLFLFPAGLYFCFKRLSDATIFIVMYGLTSMYFAGVMVRLILVATPAVCLISAIAVSATIKNLTQSIRGKTVQTASAKGTSSTRGSSKQQTSLDQPIPYLKNGAAVLLFGTFYLLSRYVIHCTWVTSEAYSSPSIVLAARGAHGQRVIFDDYREAYFWLRQNTPSDAKVMSWWDYGYQITAMGNRTVIVDNNTWNNTHIATVGRAMSSYEDEAYEIMRSLDVDYVLVVFGGVTGYSSDDINKFLWMVRIGGGVFPVIKEPDYLVNGEYRVDKGAAPKMLNCLMYKLCYYRFGELTTEYGKPPGYDRARGVEIGNKDVKLEYLEEAFTTSNWIVRIYKVKPPSNR; this is encoded by the exons ATGGTCGGAAAACCAGACCAAACAAAGGCCCCCAGTCAAAACCCAACACCAGATCTAAAGTCCCCAAtatcaacaaaaacaacatcatggtcttcattaaaaatgtcatttaagctaaaaacaaaacaacaagAACTTTTGATCCGTTTAACAATCTTGGGTCTTGTCTACATTTTAGCATTTATAACTCGTTTATTTAGTGTTCTTCGTTATGAGTCAATGATCCATGAATTTGACCCATATTTTAATTACAGAACTACCCTTTACTTAACCGAAAAGGGGTTTTATGAATTTTGGAATTGGTTTGATTCTGAATCTTGGTACCCTTTAGGCAGAATCATTGGGGGCACATTATATCCAGGTCTTATGGTTACTGCTGCACTTATTTATTGGACTTTAAAGTTTTTACGTTTTGCTGTTCATATTCGTGAAGTATGCGTTTTAACTGCCCCGTTTTTCGCGTCTAATACGACCTTAGTTGCGTACTTTTTCGGTAAGGAAATTTGGGATTCGGGTGCTGGGTTAGTTGCTGCTGCATTGATCGCGATTTGTCCTGGGTACATTTCGCGGTCGGTTGCAGGGTCTTATGATAATGAGGGTGTTGCGATATTTGCGTTGTTGTTGacgttttatttgtttgttaagGCTGTTAATACGGGGTCGCTTGCGTGGGCACTTGCTTCGGCTTTTGGGTATTTTTATATGGTTTCGGCTTGGGGTGGTTATGTGTTTATTATCAATTTGATTCCTTTGTATGTGTTGGTATTGTTGGTTACTGGAAGGTATTCGATGAGGCTTTATGTCGCgtataattgtatgtatattgtGGGAATGTTGCTCGCTATGCAGATTCGCTTTGTTGGGTTTCAACATGTTCAGTCTGGTGAACATATGGCTGCCATGGGAGTGTTCTTCTTGATTCAG GTATTTTATTTCTTGATTTGGGTGAAGCATATGTTAAACGATAAGAAACTGTTTCAAGCTCTTTTGAGGTTTGGTGTAACATCTGCGGTAGCTGTGGGCGCTATCGCTCTGGGAGTAGGTACAGCTTCTGGCTATATCTCGCCGTGGACGGGACGATTTTACTCTTTACTGGACCCGACATATGCAAAAGATCACATACCCATCATAGCTTCGGTCTCTGAGCATCAGCCTACAGCTTGGTCGTCTTTCATGTTTGATTTCCATATCCTGCTGTTTCTGTTTCCGGCTGGTTTGTATTTCTGCTTCAAACGGTTGTCAGATGCCACAATATTCATTGTGATGTACGGTCTCACTAGTATGTACTTCGCGGGTGTGATGGTTCGGTTGATTCTTGTTGCAACTCCTGCGGTATGTCTTATAAGTGCTATTGCAGTCTCAGCTACAATCAAGAACTTGACCCAATCAATCAGGGGAAAGACTGTTCAAACCGCGTCTGCCAAGGGAACGAGCAGCACAAGGGGGTCATCCAAG CAACAAACATCACTTGATCAACCTATACCATATCTCAAAAATGGCGCGGCCGTATTGCTTTTTGGCACATTCTATTTACTAAGCAGATATGTTATCCATTGTACCTGGGTCACTTCAGAGGCATACTCGTCTCCTTCAATTGTCTTGGCGGCACGTGGAGCCCATGGTCAGAGGGTTATATTTGATGACTACCGTGAAGCATACTTCTGGCTTCGACAGAATACTCCTTCAGATGCTAAAGTAATGTCTTGGTGGGATTACGGTTATCAAATTACAGCCATGGGAAACAGAACTGTGATTGTAGACAATAATACTTGGAACAATACTCACATTGCTACAGTAGGACGGGCCATGTCATCTTATGAAGATGAAGCATATGAGATAATGAGATCGCTTGATGTGGATTATGTATTGGTTGTTTTTGGAGGTGTTACTGGCTACTCTTCTGATGATATTAACAA GTTTTTGTGGATGGTTCGAATTGGAGGTGGAGTTTTTCCTGTGATCAAGGAACCTGATTATCTTGTTAATGGTGAATATCGTGTCGATAAAGGAGCTGCTCCCAAGATGTTGAACTGTCTAAT GTACAAGCTATGCTATTATCGATTTGGGGAGCTGACAACAGAATATGGAAAACCTCCAGG GTATGATCGAGCGAGGGGCGTTGAAATAGGGAACAAAGATGTGAAGCTTGAATACTTGGAAGAGGCATTCACGACATCAAATTGGATAGTTAGGATCTACAAAGTTAAACCACCCAGCAACCGATG A
- the LOC122604166 gene encoding uncharacterized protein LOC122604166 translates to MSFIFDDYEGLLSLNVHYGGKFIINPKRQYVDGKVDSFDFIDVEEFSLNDINEIMKEIGYKHGICYYHYLVPKSNLDDGLRALIYDMHIETMKKYAPKYKQIKVFVEHSCGLSIDQIREKTPELEPIRENVVETELENEPTRENVVSLEETETVEVTGDNETDGEEEKDNETDGEEESQSTSEGDDSEDVDFEPDKKRDVGDDEEGEEF, encoded by the exons ATGTCGTTTATATTCG ATGATTACGAAGGGTTGCTAAGCTTAAACGTGCATTATGGTGGTAAGTTCATCATAAACCCTAAAAGACAATATGTAGATGGAAAGGTTGATTCTTTTGACTTTATTGATGTAGAAGAGTTTAGTTTAAATGACATAAATGAAATTATGAAGGAGATTGGTTATAAACATGGGATATGTTATTATCATTACTTAGTACCTAAAAGCAATTTAGATGATGGGCTTAGGGCATTAATATATGACATGCATATTGAAACAATGAAAAAATATGCTCCTAAGTATAAACAAATTAAGGTTTTTGTGGAGCATAGTTGTGGGTTATCTATTGACCAAATTAGGGAGAAAACCCCTGAGCTTGAACCAATTAGGGAGAATGTAGTTGAGACTGAGCTTGAGAATGAACCAACTAGGGAGAATGTGGTTAGTTTAGAAGAAACAGAGACTGTAGAAGTGACTGGGGATAATGAAACAGATGGTGAAGAAGAGAAGGATAATGAAACAGATGGTGAAGAAGAGAGTCAAAGTACGTCAGAGGGAGATGACAGTGAGGATGTTGACTTTGAACCAGATAAAAAGAGGGATGTTGGGGATGATGAGGAGGGTGAAGAATTTTAA